A window of Verrucomicrobiia bacterium contains these coding sequences:
- a CDS encoding cytochrome C oxidase subunit IV family protein, with protein MTELLDTNPKSHGAHDSHDDIQHHVKRYLFVFYALIVGTVVTVAASRLHIDSVALTVAIALFIACIKGFLVAGYFMHLISEKKMIYGILLATGFFFTGLMFLTIWSMHPSSLIHMRQ; from the coding sequence ATGACTGAATTACTTGATACCAATCCGAAGTCTCACGGTGCTCACGATTCCCATGACGACATTCAACATCACGTCAAGCGTTACCTGTTCGTTTTCTACGCGCTGATCGTTGGCACGGTGGTCACGGTTGCGGCTTCGCGCCTGCATATTGACAGCGTGGCGCTCACGGTGGCGATCGCGCTGTTCATCGCGTGCATCAAGGGTTTTCTCGTCGCGGGATATTTCATGCACTTGATTTCGGAAAAGAAAATGATCTACGGCATTTTGCTGGCGACGGGTTTCTTTTTCACCGGGTTGATGTTCCTAACGATCTGGTCCATGCATCCATCGAGCCTGATCCACATGCGCCAATAG
- a CDS encoding cytochrome c oxidase subunit II, translating to MDNFLTLAHNVLGLPVLASKHGADVDKLIVYVHCLMGALFLGWILYFIYVLFRFNHKANPKADYEGIKGHASSYIELVVILVEAVLLIGFAVPLWARAVDEDQFPKATDHPVNIRVVAQQFAWNVFYPGPDGEFGRQDMSLIASDNPWGFDKTDAKGKDDFTTLNDIHVVVNQPVIITLTSKDVIHSFKVIAMRVTQDAIPGVRIPLHFTPTKPGVYQINCAQLCGNGHSSMSGGRITVESQQDYDKWVVTKSKAAAGGAASFE from the coding sequence ATGGATAATTTTTTAACTCTCGCCCACAATGTCCTGGGGCTGCCGGTCCTGGCATCGAAGCACGGTGCCGACGTGGACAAGCTCATCGTTTATGTCCATTGCCTGATGGGCGCGCTGTTCCTCGGCTGGATTTTGTATTTCATTTACGTGCTGTTTCGCTTCAATCACAAGGCGAATCCCAAGGCTGATTACGAAGGCATCAAGGGCCATGCTTCCAGTTACATTGAACTTGTGGTTATCCTCGTAGAAGCGGTGTTGCTCATCGGTTTCGCCGTGCCCCTCTGGGCGCGCGCGGTGGATGAAGACCAATTCCCCAAGGCCACCGATCATCCGGTCAATATCCGCGTCGTTGCGCAGCAATTCGCGTGGAATGTTTTTTACCCGGGCCCGGACGGCGAATTTGGCCGCCAGGATATGTCATTGATCGCGAGTGACAATCCGTGGGGCTTCGACAAGACCGACGCGAAAGGCAAGGACGATTTCACGACGCTGAACGATATTCATGTCGTGGTCAACCAGCCGGTGATCATCACGCTTACTTCCAAGGACGTGATCCATTCTTTCAAGGTGATCGCCATGCGCGTGACGCAGGACGCGATTCCGGGCGTGCGTATCCCGCTGCATTTCACCCCGACCAAGCCGGGCGTTTATCAAATCAACTGCGCGCAACTTTGCGGCAACGGTCATTCGAGCATGTCGGGTGGGCGCATCACCGTCGAATCTCAACAAGACTACGACAAGTGGGTAGTTACAAAATCCAAGGCGGCAGCCGGCGGGGCAGCGAGCTTTGAATAA
- a CDS encoding SCO family protein: MNNSTRKIEWVVLGGLVVVIVAIVGAFAWSKMSPIKSLPVTGQLSDFNLTNQDGEHISLASLRGHVWVADVIFTRCAGPCPTMTHVMEQLQSSFPAAQPVRLVTLTSDPDYDTPPVLRKYAARFNADSNVWTFLTGPKPDIRKLEVNDFKFVVVEKGAQEQETPVDLFIHSTWFVLVDQQGRVRGWTDADGHLHAYFDSLDPDTPRQILAAIKQLLREPASS; encoded by the coding sequence ATGAATAACTCCACGCGCAAAATCGAATGGGTGGTATTGGGCGGGTTAGTAGTCGTCATCGTAGCAATCGTGGGCGCGTTCGCCTGGTCGAAGATGAGCCCCATTAAATCGCTTCCCGTCACTGGCCAACTTTCCGATTTCAATCTCACCAACCAGGACGGCGAACACATTTCACTGGCGAGCTTGCGCGGACATGTGTGGGTGGCCGATGTCATCTTCACGCGTTGCGCCGGGCCGTGCCCGACGATGACTCACGTCATGGAACAACTGCAATCCTCGTTTCCCGCCGCCCAACCCGTCCGCCTCGTCACGCTCACCAGCGATCCTGATTACGACACGCCGCCGGTGCTCAGGAAATACGCCGCGCGTTTCAATGCCGACTCGAATGTGTGGACGTTCCTCACCGGCCCCAAGCCGGACATCCGCAAGCTCGAAGTGAACGATTTCAAATTTGTCGTCGTGGAAAAGGGCGCCCAGGAACAGGAAACGCCGGTGGATTTGTTCATCCATAGCACGTGGTTCGTGCTGGTGGACCAGCAGGGGCGCGTGCGCGGCTGGACGGATGCCGACGGCCATCTGCACGCCTATTTCGATTCGCTCGACCCGGACACACCGCGGCAAATCTTGGCGGCCATCAAACAATTACTCCGCGAACCCGCGTCATCATGA
- a CDS encoding UvrB/UvrC motif-containing protein yields the protein MNFDISHLLEQWDYQPGMASVRRFTGKDGMEKIQLRLDLGLLQMNSEGRPDGKRPLGHPSLYDYYQSRLYKHIAANDGNEAGFRLKAEDCAKLQFEALQYYQRHNCLWQLEDFAGVIRDTERNLAVCDFASKHAESEELAWSLQQFKPQLLMMHTRARGTEMLRANEYETAVTYIETGINLIKDFYRDHSRGEMMEQSGELNSLKAWLDELSSQRPLSKREKLERALNDAVTNEDYEKAAQMRDALRNLKSTE from the coding sequence ATGAATTTTGATATTTCACATCTCCTGGAGCAATGGGATTATCAGCCAGGGATGGCGTCGGTCCGGAGATTCACCGGCAAGGATGGCATGGAAAAAATCCAGTTGCGCCTGGACCTCGGCCTCTTGCAGATGAACAGCGAAGGCCGTCCCGACGGCAAACGCCCGCTGGGGCATCCGTCGCTTTACGATTATTATCAGTCCCGCCTCTACAAACATATCGCCGCGAATGACGGCAACGAAGCCGGTTTTCGCCTCAAGGCCGAAGATTGCGCCAAGCTTCAATTCGAGGCGTTGCAATATTATCAACGCCATAATTGCCTCTGGCAGCTTGAAGATTTTGCCGGCGTGATCCGCGATACTGAGCGCAACCTGGCCGTCTGCGATTTCGCCAGCAAGCATGCCGAAAGCGAAGAACTCGCGTGGTCGCTCCAACAATTCAAACCGCAACTGCTCATGATGCACACGCGCGCGCGCGGGACGGAGATGTTGCGGGCCAACGAATATGAAACCGCGGTCACCTATATCGAAACCGGCATCAATCTCATCAAGGATTTTTATCGCGACCATTCGCGCGGCGAAATGATGGAGCAGAGCGGCGAATTGAATTCTCTCAAAGCATGGCTCGACGAGCTTTCCTCGCAACGTCCCTTGAGCAAGCGCGAGAAACTCGAGCGCGCTTTAAATGATGCCGTCACCAACGAAGACTATGAAAAGGCCGCGCAGATGCGCGATGCCTTGCGCAATCTCAAATCCACGGAATAA
- a CDS encoding GatB/YqeY domain-containing protein gives MTLQEKVTQEIKSAMLAKDAERLSTLRMLKSAFGYVQIERKVESLSDPDVIAIVQKEVKKRRDSVEQFEKGGRAELAAKEKQEITVLESFLPQALSPEELEQLVRATIQELGATSKKDMGPVIKAVQAKAAGRADGKTVSGLVGKFLP, from the coding sequence ATGACCTTACAGGAAAAAGTCACGCAGGAAATCAAGTCGGCGATGCTCGCGAAGGACGCCGAGCGCCTCTCGACCTTGCGCATGTTGAAATCAGCCTTCGGCTACGTGCAGATCGAGCGCAAAGTGGAATCGCTTTCCGACCCTGACGTCATCGCTATTGTGCAGAAAGAAGTGAAGAAGCGCCGCGATTCCGTCGAGCAATTTGAAAAAGGTGGTCGCGCTGAATTAGCAGCGAAGGAAAAGCAGGAGATCACCGTGCTCGAATCATTTTTGCCGCAGGCGCTCTCGCCCGAAGAATTGGAGCAACTCGTCCGCGCGACCATCCAGGAACTCGGCGCGACCAGCAAGAAAGACATGGGCCCGGTCATCAAAGCGGTGCAAGCCAAAGCTGCCGGGCGCGCGGATGGCAAGACCGTAAGCGGTCTCGTGGGAAAATTTTTGCCGTAA
- a CDS encoding DUF420 domain-containing protein, giving the protein MTIFDLPAVNGSLNALSAIFLTAGFIFIRRKNVSAHRKCMIAAFITSTIFLACYLTYHIYLAKVLHRGPTIFKDPAWFRPIYLTILITHLILAVVIVPLIFITLIRALRERFDQHKKIARWTWPLWMYVSVTGVLIYWLLYIKFPQPH; this is encoded by the coding sequence ATGACCATCTTCGATCTTCCGGCCGTCAACGGCTCCTTGAACGCGTTGAGCGCCATTTTTTTGACGGCAGGATTTATTTTCATCCGCCGCAAAAACGTGAGCGCACATCGCAAGTGCATGATCGCCGCGTTTATTACTTCCACGATTTTTCTCGCGTGCTATCTGACCTACCATATCTATCTCGCGAAAGTGCTGCATCGCGGCCCGACAATTTTTAAAGACCCGGCGTGGTTTCGCCCGATCTATCTGACGATCCTCATCACGCACCTTATCCTCGCCGTCGTCATTGTGCCGCTGATTTTCATCACCCTGATTCGCGCGTTGAGGGAACGCTTTGATCAGCACAAAAAAATCGCGCGCTGGACCTGGCCGTTGTGGATGTATGTTTCCGTGACGGGCGTGCTCATCTACTGGCTGCTCTACATAAAATTCCCGCAGCCGCATTGA